AAAGGAACCCAAACAGTACAATTATGCCGACTTGGAAACCAAAATCAGAGGAAGTAGAGGAGGCCAATTTGGTCTCGCCGTTTGTTGCTTTCATGACGAAAAATAAATGgatcaaattttcaaaacgTGTGGCTCCGTCCATCCAAGTATAAATCAGCTAGGATATTCCATGGCTGCTTACTTCTGCCTGCAAGTACTAGACTTTCTGCTGGTCAACTTGCGCTACATGTGCTGCGTTTGTTTGTCGATAAATTTGGTCCTCAAGTTGTGCAGCTGAATTGAACAGCTGCCGACCGGTATACCAGGTCCATATATACATACCTAAGAGTCAAAACAACAGGCGCCTTTTCGTGCGATAAATTGTGTTTTATCTTCGTGTCATTTgtgtttttatctatatagAATCTTGCCACTTCAGAATTATGGTCAACGTTTGATGTCTCTTATCTTTGCAATATCTAAGTATGTAACCTAGATTGACTGGAGCATGGATTCTCAACCCTCGAGGGAATATCACCTCGTCGGCTTCTCATCTATTGCAtactatctaaatagtcataaaaatataaaaaaaattataaatatagattaatatgtgatatatcactacacaaacatacaagttaaaatatgacttctacaattcataacaaaaaacaaattaaactataaatagtatatacataattacaatcatatatttattattttttctatgaattgtagaagttatattttaacttgtatgtttgtgtagtgatatatcacatattaatctatatttacaatttttttcatattttttatgactatttgaatagcatGCAATAGATGAGGACGTTCTCTCGAGAGTTTAAAACAGTTTCCCAGATTGACTGACCATGTAAACTAATCTCCactgttctttcttttatacAGTCATTTGGcacaaacttatttttttcaaacaaaaggaAGATAAGTTATTATTGTgtcaaacttatatataagaCACTTTTTCTCTTACAAGAAACATGTGCACAAAACAATATATGGTTTTAAAGTGAAAAGGGTCTCTTTCTGAAATCTGACCTATTCTCACACCAGAAGATGTGATGGTATCGTCGCCCTTTATTTGTCAAAAgaaagattttttataaaagctaCAATCATCAACCTTCATGCAAATATCACTCGGGCCcatttagatgataaatttttgggagaagtgttacGTCAGATGTTTGATCGAacgtcggaaggggtttccggatacgaatgaaaaaaacaaatttcatggttagcctagaaactgcgagacgaatcttttgagcctaattaatccgtcattagcacatgttggttactgtagcacttaaggctaatcatggactaatcaGGCTTAAAagagattcgtctcaagatttcttccgtaactgtacaattaattttttgtttcatctatgtttaatactttatttagataactaaaaattcaatatgatgtttttgagaaaacttTCTGGAAATTAAACAGTGCCTCCGTCAGGATCCAGCCGTCTAGGAGCCAGCCATCAAAGATGGCAATAGACACTGCAGGTAGCACATCTTTGTCGTCAACAAACACAGTACCCATTATTAAAATGGATATAACAGAAGCACTTGATGGCTGGATGCATCCTGATTGGCGTGTGTGGCTGGAAAATACTTGAGCACATCGATTAGCGAAAAAGTTGGTCAGCTTGATCCTTTCCAAACACTGTCAACTGCTGTGCCTGTTAACATATTTCTAACATGTGACCTAATTAAGACACTGCTCATTTAGTGCAAGTTGTTGATGTGATGTTCAACTAACCATTTAGCCTGCGGTTCCACAGAGGTGTAAATCTGAGTACCACTGCTGACGCAAGTCTGAATTTTGCTGTCGCCGTGCACTTATTCTTTTACTAACCGAAGGTTGTGCATTTGTAATTTGTTTGCAGGGATCATCGCAGAACAAATATGGAGGGATTTCTCCAAAGAAACCTCTGATTAATAAGGTATGCTGATACCATGCTCAAACAAATATCCTGGATGATCAGCAAGTCATCTTTCAACAGAAACCTGCAGGAACATTTGACTTGAGAGAAACTGATGTTTTTATGCTGCAACCACTTTTCAGGACCATGAGCGTGCTTATTTCGATTCAGCTGACTGGGTACTTGGCAAGGTAATGTACAAAAactatgaaattttttttcttttctaggcAACAAGAGGAAAATAATCGGCAGTGAAATTTATGATTCGTCTGAACTAGTTCTAAAAAATCCAATCCTGCCTATTTCTTCAGCAAGGCGCAACCAACGACACAAAAGGCCCAGCGGAGCCCCTGAAACCCAAGTTGCAGGTATATGAGTTGGATTGCGTATGGCAATTGGGTCATCCATGACCATGCACACACCTTTTTCGCTTGTTCATGGTGTAAGCAACAGTGATGGATCCTCTGAACATTCCACTTCCCATATGAAAGGAACTTCCTTAGAAAATATCCTGCCAATATAAAACCATTAACTGACAGTGAAATCATGATCTTCCAAGTCAGTCCAATCAATATAACAATCTGTGCACActgccaaatatatatatatatatatatataaatattgacTGGTTTGTGTTTCTCTTCTGCTGTTCAATATCTGAAGCGGACGGCATATCACCAGCTTCCCCCACGAAGGCCTGCGTGCACGTCAGGCGGGACGGAATAGTTGTGCTCTAATCTCAGCATCACATTAACATGTGAGTAGAAAATGCAATTGTGTTGTTTGCTTTCTCAAGAACCAAGTGAACAGTTGATCTGAACTGTTTCCTGCAGTCTGTCCTGCTCACTGGGTTATGTGATCTTTGTAGGTCATCGAGAGCACAGCAGGGCGAATCAGAGGACATGGAGTTTGGGTCAATCATTAATTGGGATGTAAATATGGACATTACCGGTATGTAGCTATGTGCAATGAAATTGACAGGATTTTTGTCGCGCTCTCATCGTTTCCTCTTGTTGGTTCCGTGAGTTTTATGGATTGGTGTTGAGTACTGACCACCGAGGTCTGAGCCCAAGATGTTGTGTTCATGTTAATAATCTGACTAATCCTAGTGAGAGAAGTTCGACAGATTATCTCTGGAAGACGGAATGCGTGTGTTAGGAAAATTCACCGAACTCAGAATAGAGGTAATCATGTTCTTGCTAATCTAGGAAGAGCAGGTTCTCATGCCGGCTTTTGGTTTGGCCATGAGCATAATCCTGTTCAACAGTTTGAACATCTAGACGATTGTAAATGGGCTTAAATAGAGGTATAACAGGCCGAAGAGCGCGCACAATATATAGTGGGCTGAAAATATTCTTATTTGCCGAATAAAAGGCCGAAACCAGCCCAGAAAAGTGAACAGGCCTAAACTACGTATACGGGCCCAACTGTAAAGCCCAATTCATAGAAAAGTGAGGCCCAAAACGCCCCATTACGGTTGTTGCCGTTCTATTAGCGGACACGTCAACGCAGGTCTAGTTTTGCGTGATTTTTCTTTGGGCCTTGATTTGTTGGCCTATGTATGTGTTGAAATTCCTGTTTCTTCTATGCTAATAAATGGGTCTCCTACGTTGGCCGGtttgatgcaaaaaaaaaaaaaaaacaggactATTTATACATCACTCAGCATGTTTGTTCACTATAAATCACATTAATGTGATTATGATGTTATAGTGTAACTACTATATAAGTCTTATgtaaacaaagaaaaagaaattccTTATGTGCACATGAGTTTTTCCTCAGGCTCTTGTATGCCTCTCAATTTTGCCCCATCCTATAGATGCCCCTAAGTTATCATCTTGATACCCAATTTAACCATTTTTCTACTTGATCATGTCTTGACcgctaactttttttaaaaaaaaataactatattgcCCTATCTCTATCACTTATGTTCTAGTTTACTGggaaaacataatttttaacttaaattcatttgtaaaaaaataccaaagaGGATAGAATTATTTTACcacaaatttgaaaactaatatttcaaaattttcaataagactaaaacaacattttcaccaaaatttaaaccaaattaaaataactaTGATTTCAATTTCCCAATGAAACACACGTATTGATTCAATCATTTCTtaaatatgattaaaattttgatttttttatttggcatCAAATAATTATTCCCTATTTGATTGTATTATAAAGAAACTCGTTTTGATCTTGAAATTTATGTTTTcaaaatagattatatataagtACGAGAGAGTGgcattttagaaaaatccaatgGCAACACACAATCAACTGACAGTATGGGTATAGCATGAGTCAAAGTAAAAATTGGGGGTACATAGAGGATATAGAAATTTTCAGGGCTATGTAGTTGATTGAGGAAAAACTTATATGCACatctgaaatttactcaataAATAAACACTCGTAGCTCAGTCAGAAAGGCTTGTACGTGCAATATCAGAGTTCGGGACTTGCTGAGATTCCCCATGGTTATCGGAGACAAAGCTGAAGTACTAATTTCAAACAAGATATGAAAGTCATGAATTCACGGCGACAGTGTTGTACTTTCTATCTATTCTTGTTCAGTGCtttcatatacatatgtactactccgtccaaaaaaaaaagaagatttttgggttttttggACCgagcgtttgatcattcgtcttatttaaaaaaattattaaaaaattaaaaaaaatagtcacatataaagtattattgatgttttaccgtgtagtaacaataaaaaatttttaaataagacgaagagtcaaaaattctaaaaaacactgaaattcgtttattttggggcGGAGGTCGTAGGTTGCATCCACATGAGATGGATTGatagtttatatattaaatatcagaatttatttatagaataaATGAAATCTACATAtgcttaaattttcaacaccTCCGGCGTTGCATCCTCCCAAGAGGCGTCGTCTAAACTATCTGTTCCTTGATAGTTTGATCTTTTGGCAGTTTCTTGGTTATCGTCATTAGGTTGCACTGCCATAGAATGAGTCAAATCTGTCGGGCTATTGGTGTCGGTTCATTCAAATCCGACACTGATAGCCGCTACCATTGGGCACCCCGTACGCTAGAAAAAAGAACAGGCACTCTGCTATAGTGAATCCTGATACAGTGCCTATTTGTATTATTTGTAGAGAAGACCCGATTCATATGACCTCCATCTGTGCCTGTGACGGGCAATATGTGAAAgcaaacaaattttttttatttcccgATCAGGCAGAGTTACACATTGTTCGACCTTATCTCACTTCGATTCTCaactctctttctctttccctTATCTCTTCCTCCTTCCACATCATGTTGTACCAACTTACTCGCTAGTGGGGAACTAGGGATGTATACGACTGTCATTGGAGGTGTCATGTTGGATGATCCTAGGTCTCGTCAGAataagaagaagagggtgcaCTAGGAGGAGAGCGGGAGCACAGCAATGGACGCACCAATAGCGACAAATCCTTTTTAATTTCTCGATCGGCTTGAATTCCATTGGCTGACtgtctttttttacttgtgtAACCTCACCCATGTTGGGTCTTAAGTATGAAACTGATGATTATGTCTCATCAATGTCGGGTATTGTTTTGGATCTAACAGAGATGGCTATATCTATAGTAGCGTTGACCCAAGAGATGAGTGGATATTCTTGTTATTTGCCTGTTCCTTATCTCTAtaccaaaatccaaatctttCTGTGTGTATACCTATAGGTATAGAGCTTTTTCAACATCATTGAAAAGTACATcaagttatcatattttttagtgtaaaaatttagcacCTTGATATATAAGATACCTTGAGCTATTAgaattttgtactaaaatttttagtacctcgagatacttttaaACGATGATAAAAAATCCCATAGGTGATAGGTATACCAAAATGATCGATCGTCAACAGGGCCATCATCCGATCGTCAAACAATCACTTACGATCTCCGTGGAAATGGCGGCGAAGCATTGATGAACCAGTTTGTACGTACGCGCGGATGCACGCTGTGTCCGACGGGCGCAAGAGAAAAAACAGTGCCCGATATGTCCGGAACCACGCCAAAAAGCAGACGTACGTCCGTCCTGCTGCCGCGCGGCAGGAAGAAGGGCTCCTCACCATATGTGCTCTCTGTATGCGTGCGGCTGTCAACGCTCAATATTTGTCTGTTTGATCGTAGGATGGCAATAGGTCGAGTTTAGGATGGGTTTTATAAAAACCCGTCCGTCATAAAATCTGTGACAGTAAGCTAAATTCATACCTGTAAACCTTTATGGATGTAAGAATAAACCCGTATCTATACCCGCTGGGTATCCAAAACCTAATGAGTATCTGTCGGGTGAAACcatgtcaaacaaaaatatcttaaacGAGATATCTCCATGACTGTattgaagttttttaatatataattgcaGTTAACACACAAATACTattattaattgattaatatagtAATAAGAAAATGAAGAGGGTACAACAATAAGAAGCAAGTAAAACTAAGCTCGTCGAATTTTAGCGCTGAGTCATCACATCATATCAATGCAAGCATCCAATTAAGCATCAACGATCATCTCGTGCTCCCGATTTATAATACCAAACACAATAAGCATATTCTTTACCGAGTATTTCGAGGCGTCGTTAGATTTTTGGGTCCCCAATAGATACCCATGGGTTAAATCTAAAACTCGTGCCTAACACATAATTTCACGGGACCCTATACCCATAAACCCATAGGTGTGAATATCCACCTATACCTGTACCGACCGGATACAAAACCCATTGAGACTCCGGACCCATGGGTCCAATTGTCATCCCTATTGATCGGCAACGAGAGAACTATCCAGCATCTGGTCATGGACGTACTACTCAAATCATAACGAGAGATGCCAGTAGGTGTGTCAGTGTCACCGTTATATATACAGTATACTGCTGACTTTCTCATGTTCTATAATTCATCATCGTCCTTCTATAGTATAGATCACAGTCCAATTAATATTCATTAATTAGTAccgtaaaattttattctaatgATTGAAATACATGtggaacaaaattttcaatatctagataaaaaaatatgaaatgtcAAATTGTAAATATCCAAATTTCATCGAagacttaaaaatatgatattttggagtttttctcTACATTTTACAAGCTTTTGTTCTAGGGATATTTTGGTCATTAGGACAATAGTACTAATATAGACTTACCGAACAGCAATGGTATATTGTAGAagttaagtaaaaaaaagatgtttaAATCATAAAACATGATAAAGTCAgtgacatattttaaaatcggTGATAGACTCCATGATAGCTTTTATTGAGACAGGAGTGTGgggaatatttattttttttcaccactaTGGAAGTTTCTTTTCCTCTAGATTTTACATTAGCTTGTTCTTTTCCTATgtagattttgaatttttcacatACAGTAATCCCAACGtctcatagaaaaaattattccatccatctaaaaatagtttaatgtAGTAGTAGAGGTGATTTCTTTGGGTCTttcgtgcaaaaaaaaacatacagtatatttgtaaataaaaattttatatacatattcttagcaatttaaaagctaaaattgtaaaataagctttgattaaaaaactaaatcaactccaaattcaaggttgaaaatttaaattttaacttgtaagCATAAGCTTAGACCCTGTTTaattcccaaaaattttcacctaaaaacattatatcgaatctttggacaactgaatagaacattaaacatagatgaaacaaaaaactaattacacagttatgtgagaaatcgtgagacgaatcttttaagtctaattagtccatgattaccccataagtgctacaataacccacatgcgctaatgatagattaattaggttcaaaagattcatctcgcagtttctagtcgagccatgaaattcgtttttttttatttgtatccaAAAGCTCCTTCTGACATCTGGCCAAATGTCTAATGTGAcatctaaaattttcattttcccaactaaacacccccttaagtAAAAAGATGGTGGTGTATGTCTAATCATAtactaggttttttttatttccaaatgaagaaaatatattatatttttcttgataaaaattctaactttatgatagttaattatttgtttgaaCCTTGAAATAATCagatgatataaaaaattaactacggAGTTTTGAAGGCACACACGCATACATCATCTAccactcatgcatgcataaaacTTTGACAACGCCATGACGACAATAACAGCCGGCAGATGCACGCCCACGCCACTGTACAAAGCTCCACATCACCCTCCACATCACGTAATTATGTAGGTGGCCAGCGTGATCAATAagctagcagcagcaagctaGTACAGTGGGGGTAGTCCGCGTACGAAACGTACGTGTCGAGCTCGATCGTTATCGATCCGACCCGGACCCAAGGGTGACGTGACGTAGCCGCACCGTAGATACGAGACGATAGCTACACCGTATGCACGTACGTGACCGGCCGGggttatcttttggtttttttttcgcgaaaaagaaaagctgAAGGACTGTGacgaaaaattatttgtagaaaaaacttttatatatgttttctcagtgatctaaaagctaatattaaaaaataaactataattgaAAACTCTttaaagtcaaatttaaaatttaagactaaccatttaaatttttgcttataatcataagcagaagaaaaaaagataagggtaAGTATGTGTGTGGTCATTACTACGAGTTTTGAGATGTATGGTGGCAGAATTGTTGATAGGAAATTAGTATTCAACATCGGACGAGAATTCGTTATAATATTACCCGTAGTGGTAGTAATTGATATACTAGACCACGATATGTGTACACAGTAACTTAATATTGCAGACGATTCAGACTCTTTATATACCCATATAAAGTGAGTTAaaataaggattttttttaggacAGACGAAATACTGGGTTAGAAGATCTGAAATAAAAGTGGAAATCTTGAATGGGAGATGCACTATCACCGTCACGTGCATATGTCCCCTAAATGTCAACGTACTTATGGTCTTATATATGCAACTAACATTAGGGGTTTGTATGGCAATCTAGAAGCACCGTTACAAATATCGAACACCGACCTCTAACTGTAGTGGTTCCGTAACGAACAATATCTGCCTGAAACTATAGAACTAGAACagttatatatgtacatacgGTTTTAATTAGTATGTAATTAACACCGTTGGATTTTGGTAttcgtttgattatttgtatgatttaaaatttctacgtaaatatgaataatatagaTTACACCTAAATTGCttctaattaataacaaataaagccacaataaataaatgatactcaatataagtatatttctaGCCCTTGAGAGACAAATTAGTTGGAAAGAAGAATAACTTAAATGATAATCACTAAATAAGAAGATGGTATAGAATGACTGAATGAGAGGTAGGTATGAATAAAGGAGGAGAAATTGCATTTTGATGTAATTGATATGATAACTagtactttataaatatattcttcatggaagaaatttgaattttacttTATAGGATGGATGTATTAATTGCATAagttttaataagacgagtagcTAAATGCGTacctaaaagttaattataatatatatataatctttatctagttaatataataatatataggtatatatatatatatatgagtaaaTATaccttctatttttatttattgtacaactttctattttttgtgttcattaaataaatttggtaaaagttaaaaaaatcgaaCATTCTGAAATGGATGGagcacatgcatgcagattCTACAAGTCCATTTTCCATTAATGAATGTGAGAAGAGATAGCATGGTAACCAAATGGTGAAGAGATTTAGGGGTTATTTAGATGGGCCTattcatgtcacatcggatgtttggacattaatttgaagtattaaatatagactaatcaaaaaactaatttcataaatgagagctaatccgcttgacgaattttttgagcctaattaatccataattaacaaatgtttactgtagcatcacataggctaatcatggattaattaggctcattagattcgtctcgcaaattagtccaagattatacattggttttatttatagattacgtttactatttataataagtgtccaaacatccgatgtgagcctctagaaacaaacacccccttacaCACATCCATAACGGCTGCGTTTGAAACAGAGGGCCATAAAAGCTAATTAGCCGCAGGGAAAACGATAAacataattagcacatgattaattaagtattacttattaaatatttgaaaaatgaagttatttgatcttttagaataatttctatataaaaattttttgcacgaaatacattatttagtagtttaaaaaacatgctaACGGAAAACGAGATGAAGTTTAGCCTAGCAGGCTGAAACGAACGCATCCAACATCGAAACCATACACCATTACACCGAAACCATATAGGCATAGCCACTGCTAGTATCACTCCTTTAGGATGTGGCCCCTATTCTGCCACTGTCATGCATCACGTAGTACGATAGAGCACGCTATACATATCTCGATCTCACCCATCTGCAGCCATGTGCATGGAATCCACGCATTTTTGCTTCCCATTTCACCATTTGAACAAACTGTACCAGAATTTTCAAGACGCCGAGGAAACATTAAGTTTGGAATCCACATGTTCCATGCAGTGCAGTTAGTATGAATCCTTCCGGAatcacaaatgaaaaaaaaaagagcacgCGGGTTTCATTTCGAGAGACCACGGAGAGAAACTAACGTACCGAATTCATGACGAATATAATTATGGTCATTTGGAAGTGGAAGAGGATCGAGTACTGGGccatatatactaatataaccCATTGTGAATAAATCgaataaaaatctcaaaagatTTACGAGGCACCCGTTCCATCTTTTCGTATGCTTATGATTATAggttaaaatatgaatttaaattctaaatttagagttaatttttttaaaaaatcattgtaatttatttttagccttgccttttaaatcattaagaatatatatatattatttataatttatttttaatttataaatatatcgattgatttttttcctaaaagcgAAACAATCATCTCCATCCTCCGCGCGCGAACTCTTCTCAGACCCGATCAAATCATTCAGGAGGGATTCGATGCGACTGCGAGCTATAGTAAACCTCGATGCGTGCGTACGCTTGCGGTCGTCTTCTTCACGCGCCGTCCGACcgatcgccggcggccggccgggaaCGGCGCCAGCGatgctgctgcatgcatgtttaaTTTGTCATTTGTCGATCGCTGGCGGAATgatatgatcgatcgatgacgAGTGATCGATGTGTCgagcgacgaggacgacggagcgagcgagcgagctggacCGCGCGAAGACTCGATCGCGCGCGTCTTGATTGCGGGTGTTAACTCGCCACCGATTCCGCTGCGACATGAATGAATTCCCCTCTCGCGCGGCGGAACTCGCGCGTGACGGACGTCGCGTGCTTTTTCTCTCGTTTTGTTCGTTCTACTGCGTGCATCACAGTACTGCGCGAACGAGCTcgttttggggggggggggggggggggggggcgatcGAGAGATCGGCAGATACTCACATCTGCAGTTGATATATCACAGTGTTGTAGTAGCCAAATGATTTACACATGTTGGCAGTGTAAGCACAGTTGAAGCCTTGTTTGATCTGCACTCCAGCAGTCCAGCAGTAGGAAAAAgttgcagagagagagagagagaaacggGCTGAAGTCGCGTCAGCTGGGTGCATCAAAGGTTCATCAAAAAGTCACCAAGTTTGGGCCGTACAGTTTTGGCTCTtctccaaaagaaaatatgcttGGAAATTAGGATTCctcgtaaaaagaaaaaggatatAGCCTTTCTTAtagaaggtaaagtggtgtttagattgataaaatttttaggagaaatgtcatgttaaatatttgaccagatgtcgaaaaggattttcggacacgaatgaaaaacgaatttcacggctagcctagaaaccacgagtcgaatcttttgagcctaattaatttatcattagcacatattagttactgtaatatttatggctaatcatgggctaattaggctcaaaagattcgtctcaagatttcttccataactgtgtaattagttttttggttcatctatatttaataatttatttaggtgtcaaaaattcgatgtgatgttttt
This is a stretch of genomic DNA from Oryza brachyantha chromosome 1, ObraRS2, whole genome shotgun sequence. It encodes these proteins:
- the LOC102703072 gene encoding uncharacterized protein LOC102703072, with the translated sequence MASFGEGNRAAATQREEGSSQNKYGGISPKKPLINKDHERAYFDSADWVLGKQGATNDTKGPAEPLKPKLQRTAYHQLPPRRPACTSGGTE